One genomic region from Buteo buteo chromosome 12, bButBut1.hap1.1, whole genome shotgun sequence encodes:
- the LOC142037796 gene encoding cullin-9-like isoform X3 → MVNERHNGNLLVHLGAKLQAYPEELLRQRRGHDGQPEYLIQWSIISLEERAVEGSSASSAETKPENISMWMSAEEVCASCPALLGKRKLEGQWVKEEKAASPFAADVPLDEASLLEMKADVRSLTQRAGRQMAETGAPESSILNTIHVLSAYASIGSLAGAFKETGALDLLMKMLCHKEKQIRRSAGKMLRALASHDAGSWAYVLLSLSQQDGIEQHMDFDSRYTLLELFAETTSSEEHCMSFEGIHLPQIPGKLLFVLVKRYLCVTSLMDKLSSGVEQGGEQQDCVVPSPLAEERSRVKQEFEFSMAMANLILELVHVMGWDHGHKPEPLPQQELRPRTTRSIFQHRATSCTVAQAAPAPPPKEPSIFKTRSAFPSRSSYVEYVQANLVRGMRVRMLEDYEQVSAGDEGDFRQSNDGTPPVQVYWQALGCTYWVHWHMVEIIGPSGQEEHEGQEKVSALTRNHKLAAVAQPFFCKPFGGLYSLPYLGEQPAKAAEALSRAEWWELLFFVKKLEVQEQKEIISLIQQDQGEQLSEVDEEALIQLSVPAELAQKMLRVLEQRCQGSAQCDLRGSHVYAKYFLGRGAEQDGGGGPAVSSEGAGCRSAGPEATAAKEDLSAATVPPQAPAAAAKSDSQLFSELLEREGLLFPEVTEEQIKALGSCEGASERGSLAKIAAVVDVVQSSSSEVGLRLAGLKHIVKILEEEPEAEQQVGRAQGGLGTRSVGEKLAKVAAELLSAEAAEKALVAVTLRLLAALMAKYDWRVPFATEGGVRAVLACMRQHAASALVQQAGLAALKVLVGAAAGEPGGAGGKPLNHADAQMMREIFASIGSACSEGSSGLLSAIPAAVSTLQRVPGGSSGVRNGLLVVNMLMDGHRGLAEQLASCDLPRVLQSCWRDGQSAGCPHAMLALGAINRLAEHRLPPGPETAGREAPLDLRGVRTLLGGLGDGVLSKEVVVALERQLCGEGPVPSGEAARLLRDPRCFRLLLRGFELLGAEKGVSLSVLRILNKFLDGYQEDVLPWHECVEPCLSSLSAHSSDREVVQEVVGFLHRLATASKDCAVVMCRVGTREALSKALDKHGTAPALAPALLDLVIDCEKYASLYKKLTTSILAGCIQLVLGQIEEHRRSHRPIGIPFFDVFLRNLCRGSSVEVKEDKCWEKVQVSSNPHRASKLTDRNPKTYWESNGSTGSHFITVHMQCGVVVREMSMLVASEDSSYMPARVVVLGGDSPATVRTELNAVTVLPSDSRVILLENMTRFWPVIQIRVKRCQQVLGPKPTFWPIFKEQLCRRTFLSCTARAHAWCQEICRDRGRLLQLFSRLNRALRHEQGFADRFLPDDEAARALGRTCWEALVTPLVQSITSPDPCGVSPLAWLLSEYLESVEPPGCAASRGAVFGSRVRRLTQLLVHVDPGGGGLEPEEARAAGGKEGKNKEVPARAAKAAVEKSSSLRDISQCWRGVVQQQVQRFLEAAGQAPDLVERYCGLYQRLRGATEELFGQQAAFVLALGQGFAGALLQLSFLTTLHVSEQFARYLDVQIQELHGAAGSAGPLRRLQRILEPFVVFSGLELAHTFEHFYRHYLGDRLLAQGPSWLEGAIVEQIGLCFPSRFPQEMLSNLAESEELQQQFYLFQLQERDKRLLELDADPDEAPGTASVADGPEVKVLALSPRCWPVSPFCYMDEPGRFFPAALSSPLDEFADFCRRSQSQLGWECTKPRRLQWTWLGHAELRFGDCVLHVSTLQMYVLLRFNSAEEVAVEALLQATGLPADLVHHALTPLTHGEGVLVRSCAPGAPGALRLNQAALARASGRHLRLLPRQRYLRAERADVSALERKRNVLCCLITRILKVEKQLHLDNLVFRVIDACQKGELGPGLRFLSFCCHSVDVLSCVLHLLNQGYLRRQEERPHVLEYISAEPTPPPTSQVQPQVAFQTVEIKTAASPASAERRQTFSTFR, encoded by the exons ATGGTGAATGAGAGGCATAATGGCAACCTGCTTGTGCACCTGGGAGCCAAACTGCAGGCCTACCCGGAGGAGCTGCTCCGGCAGCGGCGAGGCCACGATGGCCAGCCCGAGTACCTGATCCAGTGGAGCATCATCAGCTTGGAAGAGAGAGCCGTGGAAGGCAGCAGTGCCTCCTCCGCAGAGACCAAGCCGGAGAACATCTCGATGTGGATGTCTGCAGAAGAGGTCTGTGCCAGctgcccggcgctgctgggCAAGAGGAAGCTGGAAGGGCAGTGGGTgaaagaggagaaggcagcCAGCCCGTTCGCTGCAGATGTCCCGCTGGATGAAGCCTCGCTGCTGGAGATGAAGGCTGATGTCAGGAGCCTGACGCAGCGAGCTGGCCGTCAGATGGCCGAGACCGGGGCCCCGGAGTCCTCCATCCTCAACACCATCCACGTGCTGAGCGCGTACGCCAGCATTGGCTCGCTGGCGGGCGCCTTCAAGGAGACGGGAGCCCTCGACTTGCTGATGAAGATGCTGTGCCACAAGGAGAAGCAAATCCGCCGCAGTGCCGGCAAGATGCTGAGGGCCCTGGCTTCGCACGATGCAg GGAGCTGGGCCTATGTCCTGCTGTCTCTGAGCCAGCAGGATGGCATTGAGCAGCACATGGACTTCGACAGTCGCTACACCTTGCTGGAGCTGTTTGCCGAGACGACATCCTCTGAAGAGCACTGCATGTCCTTTGAGGGGATTCACCTTCCCCAG ATCCCCGGGAAGCTACTGTTCGTTCTGGTGAAGCGCTACCTGTGTGTCACTTCTCTGATGGACAAGCTCAGCAGTGGCgtggagcagggaggggagcagcaggaCTGCGTTGTGCCGAGCCCGCTCGCTGAGGAGAGGAGCCGTGTGAAGCAGGAGTTTGAGTTCAGCATGGCTATGGCAAACCTCATCTTGGAGCTGGTGCACGTGATGGGCTGGGACCACGGCCACAAGCCAGAGCCGCTGCCCCAACAGGAGCTACGGCCTCGCACTACCCGCTCCATCTTCCAGCATAGGGCCACATCCTGCACTGTTGCTCAAGCAGCCCCCGCTCCCCCACCGAAAGAGCCCAGCATCTTCAAGACGCGCTCGGCCTTCCCAAGCCGCAGCAGCTACGTGGAGTACGTGCAGGCGAACCTGGTGCGCGGCATGAGGGTACGCATGCTGGAGGACTACGAGCAGGTCAGCGCGGGGGACGAGGGTGACTTCCGCCAGAGCAACGACGGCACGCCGCCCGTGCAG GTGTACTGGCAAGCCCTAGGCTGTACCTACTGGGTTCACTGGCACATGGTGGAGATCATCGGCCCTTCGGGGCAAGAGGAGCATGAGGGCCAGGAGAAGGTGTCCGCCCTGACACGCAACCACAAACTGGCAGCAG tTGCGCAGCCGTTTTTCTGCAAGCCCTTTGGGGGCCTGTACTCTCTGCCTTACCTGGGGGAGCAGCCGGCCAAGGCTGCAGAGGCCCTGAGCCGTGCCGAGTGGTGGGAGCTGCTCTTCTTCGTGAAGAAGCTGGAAGTGCAGGAGCAGAAAGAGATCATCTCTCTCATCCAGCAGGACCAGGGAGAGCAG CTGTCGGAGGTGGATGAAGAAGCCCTGATCCAGCTGTCAGTACCTGCGGAGCTGGCCCAGAAGATGCTGCGGGTCTTGGAGCAGCGGTGCCAGGGCAGCGCTCAGTGTGACCTGCGCGGCTCCCACGTCTACGCCAAATACTTCCTCGGCCGGGGGGCCGAGCAGGATGGCGGGGGTGGCCCCGCGGTGTCCTCGGAGGGTGCCGGCTGCAGGAGCGCTGGCCCTGAAGCCACGGCGGCGAAGGAAGACCTTTCCGCAGCCACAGTGCCGCCCCAAGCCCCGGCTGCGGCGGCCAAGTCGGATTCCCAGCTGTTCAGCGAGCTCCTGGAGAGGGAAGGGCTGTTGTTCCCCGAGGTGACGGAGGAGCAGATCAAAG CGTTGGGCAGCTGCGAGGGGGCGAGCGAGAGGGGCTCGCTGGCCAAGATCGCAGCCGTGGTGGACGTGgtccagagcagcagctcggagGTGGGGCTGCGCTTAGCCGGGCTCAAGCACATCGTGAAGATCCTGGAGGAGGAGCCCGAGGCCGAGCAGCAAGTCGGCAGAGCCCAGGGCGGGCTGGGGACCAGGAGCGTTGG GGAGAAGCTGGCGAAGGTGGCGGCGGAGCTGCTGAGCGCCGAGGCGGCAGAGAAGGCCCTGGTGGCGGTGACGCTGCGGCTGCTGGCCGCGCTGATGGCGAAGTACGACTGGCGCGTGCCGTTCGCCACGGAGGGCGGCGTGCGGGCCGTGCTGGCCTGCATGCGGCAGCACGCCGCCTCTGCCCTGGTGCAGCAGGCCGGCCTGGCG GCCCTGAAGGTGTTGGTGGGAGCCGCGGCCGGTGAGCCGGGAGGTGCCGGTGGGAAGCCCCTGAACCACGCCGACGCGCAGATGATGCGGGAGATCTTTGCCAGCATCGGCTCTGCCTGCAGCGAGGGCTCGTCCGGCCTGCTGAGTGCCATCCCTGCTGCCGTCAGCACCCTGCAGAGGGTCCCAGG GGGCTCCTCAGGCGTGCGGAACGGCTTGCTGGTGGTGAACATGCTGATGGACGGCCACCGGGGCCTGGCGGAGCAGCTGGCGAGCTGCGATctccccagggtgctgcagagctgctggcggGACGGGCAGAGCGCCGGCTGCCCTCACGCGATGCTGGCCCTCGGCGCCATCAACCGCCTCGCGGAGCACCGGCTGCCCCCGGGCCCGGAGACGGCAG GCAGAGAGGCCCCGCTGGACCTGAGGGGCGTGCGGACGCTGCTGGGCGGCCTGGGGGACGGCGTCTTGTCcaaggaggtggtggtggcgCTGGAGCGGCAGCTCTGCGGCGAAGGCCCCGTCCCCTCCGGCGAGGCGGCCCGGCTGCTGCGGGACCCCAGATgcttcaggctgctgctgcgCGGCTTCGAGCTGCTGGGGGCGGAGAAGGGCGTGAGCCTGAGCGTCCTCAG GATCCTGAACAAGTTCCTGGACGGTTACCAAGAGGACGTGCTGCCCTGGCACGAGTGCGTGGAGCCCTGTTTGTCCTCCCTGAGCGCCCACAGCAGCGACCGGGAG GTGGTGCAGGAGGTGGTCGGCTTCCTGCACCGGCTGGCCACCGCCAGCAAGGACTGCGCGGTGGTGATGTGCCGCGTGGGCACCCGCGAGGCTCTGTCCAAAGCCCTGGACAAGCACGGCACGGCCCCGGCGCTGGCGCCGGCCCTGCTCGACCTGGTGATCGACTGCGAGAAGTACGCCAGCCTCTACAAGAAGCTGACGACCAGCATCTTGGCCGGCTGCATCCAG CTGGTCCTGGGGCAGATTGAGGAGCACCGCCGGAGCCACCGGCCCATCGGCATCCCCTTCTTTGACGTCTTTCTGCGCAACCTGTGCCGAG GCTCCAGCGTGGAGGTGAAGGAGGACAAGTGTTGGGAGAAGGTGCAGGTCTCCTCCAACCCCCACCGGGCCAGCAAGCTCACCGACAGGAACCCCAAGACCTACTGGGAGTCGAACGGCAGCACCGGCTCCCACTTCATCACCGTCCACATGCAGTGCGGCGTGGTGGTCAG GGAGATGAGCATGCTGGTGGCCAGCGAGGACTCCAGCTACATGCCGGCCCGCGTCGTGGTGCTGGGGGGAGACAGCCCGGCCACCGTCAGGACGGAGCTCAACGCG GTGACCGTCCTGCCCTCGGACAGCAGAGTGATCCTGCTGGAGAACATGACCCGCTTCTGGCCCGTCATCCAGATCCGGGTGAAGCGGTGCCAGCAG GTGCTGGGTCCCAAGCCGACTTTCTGGCCCATCTTCAAGGAGCAGCTGTGCCGGCGGACGTTCCTCTCCTGCACTGCTCGGGCTCACGCCTGGTGCCAGGAGATCTGCCGCGACCGGGGGCgactgctgcagctcttcagcag GCTGAACCGGGCGCTGCGGCACGAGCAGGGCTTCGCCGACCGCTTCCTTCCCGACGACGAGGCGGCCCGCGCCTTGGGCAGGACGTGCTGGGAGGCCCTGGTGACCCCCTTGGTGCAGAGCATCACCAGCCCAG ACCCGTGCGGCGTCAGCCCCCTGGCCTGGCTGCTGAGCGAGTACCTGGAGAGCGTGGAGCCGCCCGGCTGCGCCGCGAGCCGCGGTGCCGTCTTCGGTTCCCGCGTGCGGCGCCTGACCCAGCTCCTGGTGCACGTGGACCCCGGCGGCGGTGGCCTGGAGCCGGAGGAGGCGAGGGCAGCCG gcgggaaggaggggaagaacaAGGAGGTGCCGGCCAGGGCCGCGAAGGCGGCGGTGGAGAAGTCGAGTAGTCTGCGGGACATCTCGCAGTGCTGGCGTGGCGTGGTGCAGCAGCAG GTGCAGCGGTTCCTGGAGGCGGCGGGGCAGGCGCCGGACCTCGTGGAGCGATACTGCGGGCTGTACCAGCGCCTGCGCGGCGCCACGGAGGAGCTCTTCGGGCAGCAGGCCGCCTTCGTGCTGGCCCTGGGCCAGGGCTTCGCGGGGGCTTTGCTGCAGCTCTCCTTCCTTACCACCCTGCAC GTGAGCGAGCAGTTCGCCCGCTACCTTGACGTGCAGATCCAGGAGCTCCACGGGGCTGCGGGCAGCGCGGGGCCGCTGCGGCGGCTGCAGCGGATCCTGGAGCCCTTCGTCGTCTTCAGCGGCCTGGAGCTCGCCCACACCTTCGAGCACTTCTACCG GCACTACCTGGGGGACCGGCTCCTGGCGCAAGGGCCGTCGTGGCTGGAAGGAGCCATCGTGGAGCAGATCGGGCTGTGCTTCCCCAGCCGCTTCCCCCAAGAGATGCTGAGCAACTTGGCCGAGTCGGAGGAGCTCCAGCAGCAGTTCtacctcttccagctgcaggagcGGGACAAgcggctgctggagctggacgCGGACCCGGACGAG GCACCGGGGACGGCCTCGGTGGCGGACGGGCCGGAGGTGAAGGTGCTAGCCCTGTCCCCGCGCTGCTGGCCCGTTTCCCCGTTCTGCTACATGGATGAACCCGGGAGGTTTTTCCCGGCGGCGCTGAGCTCCCCGCTGGACGAGTTCGCCGACTTCTGCCGGCGGA GCCAGagccagctgggctgggagtGCACGAAGCCCCGGCGGTTGCAGTGGACGTGGCTGGGCCACGCCGAGCTGCGGTTTGGAGACTGCGTCCTCCACGTGTCCACGCTGCAGATGTACGTCCTGCTGCGCTTCAACAGCGCCGAG GAGGTGGCCGTGGAGGCCCTGCTGCAGGCTACGGGGCTCCCCGCTGACCTGGTGCACCACGCGCTGACGCCGCTGACCCACGGCGAGGGCGTCCTGGTGCGGAGCTGCGCGCCGGGAG CTCCAGGTGCGCTGCGGCTGAACCAGGCGGCCCTGGCCCGTGCCTCTGGCCGCCACCTGAGGCTGCTGCCCCGGCAGAGGTACCTGCGGGCAGAGAGGGCTGACGTCAGCGCcctggaaaggaagaggaacGTCCTCTGCTGCCTCATCACCCGCATCCTCAAGGTGGAGAAGCAGCTCCACCTTGACAACCTGGTGTTTAGG GTGATCGATGCCTGCCAGAAGGGCGagctggggccggggctgcgATTCCTGAGCTTCTGCTGCCACAGCGTGGACGTGCTGTCCTGTGTCCTGCACCTGCTGAACCAGGGCTATCTCCGGCGCCAGGAGGAGAGGCCTCATGTCTTGGAATACATCTCTGCTGAACCCACACCACCCCCTACCTCCCAGGTCCAGCCCCAGGTTGCCTTCCAGACTGTAGAAATCAAGACAGCAGCAAGCCCGGCCTCTGCCGAAAGGAGACAGACTTTTTCCACCTTCAGGTAG